In Toxotes jaculatrix isolate fToxJac2 chromosome 12, fToxJac2.pri, whole genome shotgun sequence, the following are encoded in one genomic region:
- the nsrp1 gene encoding nuclear speckle splicing regulatory protein 1, translating to MAAPTKQYGLILPQKKGALKTATLQKSSVFGDDSDDETSVGESLQREAIKKKMMTQTRLEMQKALEQDSTVYDYDAVYDDIQKQRNESNKKILGGTDKRPKYIHQLMKAVEDRKKEQERREERKIQKEREAEGEKFADKEAYVTSAYRQKLQEQKEEQERERREAEMEAALDVKKQKDLSGFYRHLLNQTVGEEAIPDRSANKTHTSKVSKDTERTSPAPSPTFHDNNPTSCSDTEEGHEQKSGFSKPGAGSTHSKRQYRQRSPSSGSGEDKEKERERERDKHKKSHRDLDRDRGRDRDRERDRDRNRARERDDRHGGRRDDRDRRKDRDRDRDRDRGREDDRSRGRGDTEREDRHGKRERSPKERERDKNGEREKRRNPVEDERKDKDREEEKERRKEPEKEKAVRREEKDPEKKDETGAQRKEKEGEEKEENVNKFAKRSTDQTVSSARERYMARQMARSACKSYIEREED from the exons ATGGCGGCCCCTACAAAGCA GTACGGGCTGATCTTACCACAGAAGAAAGGAGCTTTAAAGACAGCAACCCTGCAGAAGTCCTCAGTGTTTGGGGATGACTCAGATGATGAA ACGTCAGTTGGGGAGAGTCTGCAGAGAGAAGCTATCAAAAAGAAGATGATGACGCAG ACTCGCTTGGAGATGCAGAAGGCCCTGGAACAGGACAGCACTGTATATGACTATGATGCTGTGTATGATGACATTCAAAAGCAGAGAAATGAgagcaacaaaaaaattctGGGAGGCACTGACAAAAGG CCAAAGTATATCCACCAGTTAATGAAAGCAGTCGAGGACcgaaagaaagaacaagagcGAAGGGAAGAGCGAAAGATCcagaaggaaagagaggcagagggagagaagtttGCTGATAAGGAGGCCTACGTTACCTCTGCCTACAGACAAAAACTGCAGGAGcagaaagaggagcaggagagagagaggagagaggcagagatggaag CTGCTTTGGACgtgaagaaacaaaaagaccTGAGCGGCTTCTACCGACACTTGCTGAATCAGACTGTAGGAGAGGAGGCGATACCAGACCGCTCAGCAAACAA AACTCATACCTCAAAGGTTtcaaaagacacagagaggaccTCGCCTGCTCCCTCACCTACGTTCCATGACAATAACCCAACTTCATGCAGCGACACTGAGGAGGGGCATGAGCAGAAGTCTGGGTTTAGCAAGCCTGGTGCAGGCTCTACACACTCAAAACGTCAATACAGACAGAggtcgccttcatcagggagtgGAGAAGAtaaggagaaggaaagagagagggagcgagacaAACATAAGAAGAGTCACAGAGAtctagacagagacagaggaagggacagagatagagaaagagacagagacagaaacagggcAAGGGAAAGGGATGACAGacatggaggaagaagagatgaCAGGGATAGAAGgaaagacagggacagagacagagacagggatcGAGGCAGAGAAGATGACAGAAGCAGAGGCAGGGGGGATACAGAGAGGGAAGACAGGCatgggaagagggagaggagccctaaagaaagagagagggataaaAATGGGGAacgagagaagaggaggaatccaGTAGAAGACGAGCGGAAGGACAAAGATcgggaagaagagaaggagagaaggaaggaaccagagaaggagaaggcagtgaggagggaagaaaaagaccCAGAAAAGAAGGATGAAACTGGAGcccagagaaaggaaaaagaaggtgaagagaaagaggaaaacgtGAACAAGTTTGCAAAGCGCAGCACGGATCAGACTGTGAGTTCGGCGAGAGAGAGGTACATGGCCAGACAGATGGCACGTTCGGCCTGTAAGAGCTATATCGAGAGGGAGGAGGACTGA
- the LOC121190940 gene encoding calpain-2 catalytic subunit-like — translation MPESGTCTSIINLRYQDGSEGSSSNPAKFNNQDYEHLKDNCLRRGRLFVDSSFPPDNRSLGDLPSLTSWQEDEVEWLRPAEILKRQNNSDEPTFCMKGASRFDFGQGSVGNCWFLAAISALTFQKHLMAQVVPMDQSFKNYAGIFHFRFWRFGKWVNVVIDDHLPTINNRLLSVHCNGGNEFWVPLLEKAYAKVCGSYADMNAGLPSEACKDFSGGVHMTYMLGDAHTAGHDEQLWLQLSRATGCRSMICCGTAPKGGRLVNTVAHTGLVDAHAYSVTAVTEVEYYGSKVKLVRIMNPWGKTEWNGKWSDKSDMWNRVRPEDREKCFDRDDGEFWMELEDFCHYFNMVSICCENPNFIDGDLTCQWKCMIYDGKWVPGRSAGGNVNCSEFETNPQYRIQVSIIDRQEEADKNILLSLMQKPQQMFRKQRQSHPYGLTIFKVPPGTPAGRLRSSFFHENRPIKDRQTYSYERDLIELHSLEPGEYVIVPSTMKPNMAAEFVLSVYTKAEAKISPHDGHDDDDHDHDHDHDHDDDHKEEGKLVLPEIPTKPDENTDPTRALFNRYADQNGELSARQLQRLLNDNFPHGTRTGFGLDSCRSMIAMVDTDQRMTMTFSEFSVLWTKINQYKKIFQQADLNRNGSLSDYELQRAIESAGMNVNDGMVRLMMFRYSGFSSTSLESFIVLMLRLEKTTTVFKDKSSNGVIRLTWDEWSNVSLYN, via the exons ATGCCTGAATCTGGAACCTGCACCTCCATCATCAACTTGCGTTACCAAGATGGCAGTGAGGGGAGCTCTTCCAACCCTGCCAAGTTCAACAACCAAGACTATGAGCACCTGAAAGATAACTGCCTCCGCAGAGGCAGACTCTTTGTGGACAGCAGCTTCCCACCTGACAACCGTTCTCTGGGAGACCTCCCTAGTTTGACCTCTTGGCAGGAGGATGAAGTGGAGTGGCTTCGACCAGct GAGATCTTGAAGAGACAGAACAACAGTGATGAGCCCACTTTCTGTATGAAGGGAGCCTCCCGCTTTGACTTTGGTCAAGGCAGTGTTG GTAATTGCTGGTTTCTAGCTGCAATTTCTGCACTGACATTCCAAAAACACCTGATGGCTCAAGTTGTTCCCATGGACCAGTCCTTCAAGAACTATGCAGGAATATTCCACTTCAGG TTCTGGAGGTTTGGCAAGTGGGTGAATGTTGTCATTGACGACCACCTGCCAACAATAAACAACAGGTTGCTGTCTGTGCACTGCAATGGAGGAAATGAGTTCTGGGTTCCTCTGCTGGAGAAGGCATACGCCAA AGTGTGTGGTTCCTACGCCGATATGAACGCTGGCTTGCCATCAGAGGCCTGCAAGGATTTCAGCGGGGGCGTGCACATGACTTACATGCTTGGGGATGCCCACACTGCAGGTCATGATGAGCAACTTTGGCTCCAACTGAGCAGGGCCACTGGGTGCAGGTCAATGATTTGCTGCGGGACTGCCCCAAAAGGG ggTAGACTGGTGAACACTGTGGCACACACTGGATTGGTGGATGCACATGCCTATTCTGTCACGGCTGTCACTGAG GTCGAGTATTATGGCTCCAAAGTGAAGCTGGTGAGAATCATGAACCCTTGGGGCAAAACGGAGTGGAACGGAAAGTGGAGTGACAA GTCAGACATGTGGAACAGAGTGAGGCCAGAAGATCGGGAAAAGTGTTTTGATCGTGACGATGGAGAGTTCTG GATGGAGTTGGAGGACTTCTGCCACTATTTCAACATGGTGTCCATCTGCTGTGAGAACCCCAACTTTATTGATGGTGACCTCACCTGCCAGTGGAAATGCATGATTTATGATGGCAAGTGGGTGCCAGGGAGATCTGCAGGTGGCAACGTGAACTGCA GTGAATTTGAGACGAATCCTCAGTATCGCATCCAGGTGTCTATCATAGACAGGCAGGAGGAAGCAGACAAAAACATCCTGCTTTCTCTGATGCAGAAACCTCAGCAGATGTTTCGCAAACAGAGACAGTCCCACCCATATGGCCTTACCATCTTTAAG GTTCCACCAGGG ACTCCAGCAGGACGTCTGCGCTCCTCCTTCTTCCACGAAAACAGGCCTATTAAGGACAGACAGACTTACAGCTATGAGAGAGATTTGATTGAGTTGCACAGCCTGGAGCCTGGAGAGTATGTGATTGTTCCATCCACCATGAAACCCAACATGGCCGCTGAGTTTGTCCTCTCTGTCTACACCAAGGCTGAGGCTAAGATCAG TCCCCATGAtggacatgatgatgatgatcatgatcatgatcatgatcatgatcatGATGATGACCACAAAGAAGAGGGCAAACTGGTTCTTCCCGAG ATCCCCACCAAGCCTGATGAGAACACTGATCCCACCCGCGCCCTGTTCAACCGCTACGCTGATCAG AATGGTGAGCTGAGTGCCAGGCAGCTTCAGAGGCTCCTGAATGACAACTTCCCTCATG GGACCCGTACTGGCTTTGGTTTGGATTCCTGCCGGAGCATGATCGCAATGGTGGAT ACCGACCAAAGGATGACCATGACCTTCTCTGAATTCTCAGTTCTCTGGACGAAGATTAATCAGTACAAG aaaatcTTCCAACAAGCTGATTTGAACAGGAATGGATCCTTGTCTGACTACGAGCTCCAGAGAGCAATTGAGTCTGCAG GGATGAATGTGAACGATGGCATGGTGAGGCTCATGATGTTCAGGTATTCTGGCTTCTCATCCACCTCCCTGGAGAGCTTCATCGTTCTCATGTTGCGCCTGGAAAAGACAACAA ctgttttcaagGACAAATCATCCAATGGAGTGATCCGCCTGACCTGGGACGAG TGGTCCAACGTCTCCTTGTACAACTAG